A genomic stretch from Hemicordylus capensis ecotype Gifberg chromosome 5, rHemCap1.1.pri, whole genome shotgun sequence includes:
- the LOC128325724 gene encoding histone H3, giving the protein MARTKQTARKSTGGKAPRKQLATKAARKSAPATGGVKKPHRYRPGTVALREIRRYQKSTELLIRKLPFQRLVREIAQDFKTDLRFQSSAVMALQEASEAYLVGLFEDTNLCAIHAKRVTIMPKDIQLARRIRGERA; this is encoded by the coding sequence ATGGCTAGGACAAAGCAAACCGCTCGCAAGTCCACCGGCGGGAAGGCGCCCCGCAAGCAGCTGGCCACGAAAGCGGCTCGCAAGAGCGCTCCTGCCACCGGCGGAGTGAAGAAGCCCCATCGCTACCGCCCGGGCACGGTTGCCTTGCGAGAAATCCGCCGCTACCAGAAGTCGACGGAGCTGCTGATCCGCAAGCTGCCTTTCCAGCGCCTGGTGCGTGAGATCGCCCAAGACTTCAAGACCGACTTGCGCTTCCAGAGCTCGGCCGTGATGGCGTTGCAGGAGGCCAGCGAGGCTTACCTGGTGGGGCTGTTCGAGGACACCAACCTGTGCGCCATCCACGCCAAGAGGGTGACCATCATGCCGAAGGACATCCAGCTGGCGCGGCGGATCCGTGGCGAGAGGGCTTAG
- the LOC128325723 gene encoding histone H1-like — MSETAPAVAVAAASPVVASKPPAKKAKKAGASKARKASGPSVTEQITKAVAASKERKGVSLAALKKTLAAGGYDVEKNNSRIKLGLKSLVTKGTLVHTKGIGASGSFKLGKKSGEGKEKAPKKKAVRAKKPVAKKPASAVKKPKKAVAAKKSPKKPKKPAAAAKKAAKSPKKSKPVKPKKVAKSPAKAKAVKPKTAKPKAAKPKAAKAKKAAPKKK; from the coding sequence ATGTCTGAAACCGCGCCGGCTGTTGCAGTTGCGGCTGCAAGTCCTGTGGTGGCTTCCAAGCCTCCGGCTAAAAAGGCGAAGAAGGCAGGAGCCTCCAAAGCCCGCAAGGCTTCGGGTCCCAGCGTCACTGAGCAGATCACCAAGGCAGTGGCTGCCTCGAAGGAGCGCAAAGGAGTTTCCCTGGCTGCTCTTAAGAAAACGCTGGCTGCCGGCGGCTATGATGTGGAGAAGAACAACAGCCGCATCAAGCTTGGCCTCAAGAGCCTGGTGACCAAAGGCACTCTGGTGCACACGAAGGGCATTGGCGCCTCGGGGTCCTTCAAGCTGGGCAAGAAGTCGGGCGAAGGCAAAGAGAAGGCGCCCAAGAAGAAGGCGGTGCGAGCCAAGAAGCCTGTGGCCAAGAAGCCCGCCAGTGCCGTCAAGAAGCCCAAGAAAGCCGTGGCTGCCAAAAAGAGCCCCAAGAAGCCGAAGAAGCCTGCTGCCGCCGCGAAAAAGGCCGCCAAGAGTCCTAAGAAGTCGAAGCCTGTTAAGCCCAAGAAGGTCGCCAAGAGCCCGGCCAAAGCAAAGGCGGTGAAGCCCAAGACAGCCAAGCCCAAGGCTGCCAAGCCGAAAGCGGCAAAGGCGAAGAAGGCAGCGCCGAAGAAAAAGTAA
- the LOC128325726 gene encoding histone H2B 7-like, whose protein sequence is MPEPAKSVPASKKGSKKAVTKTHKKGDKKRKKVRKESYSIYVYKVLKQVHPDTGISSKAMSIMNSFVNDVFERIAGEATRLAHYNKRSTITSREIQTAVRLLLPGELAKHAVSEGTKAVTKYTSSK, encoded by the coding sequence ATGCCGGAGCCTGCTAAGTCGGTACCCGCTTCTAAAAAGGGGTCGAAGAAAGCTGTCACGAAGACGCACAAAAAGGGGGATAAGAAGCGTAAGAAGGTTAGAAAAGAGAGCTATTCTATCTACGTCTACAAAGTACTGAAGCAAGTTCACCCAGATACGGGGATTTCTTCTAAGGCCATGAGTATCATGAACTCCTTTGTGAATGACGTCTTTGAGCGCATTGCTGGGGAAGCGACTCGCTTAGCACACTACAACAAGCGCTCCACGATCACTTCTCGGGAGATCCAGACGGCTGTGCGGCTGTTGCTGCCAGGGGAGCTGGCCAAGCACGCTGTATCCGAGGGAACAAAGGCGGTTACCAAGTACACGAGCTCGAAGTAA